The following nucleotide sequence is from Salvia splendens isolate huo1 chromosome 2, SspV2, whole genome shotgun sequence.
CGTTCCGCGGAtatccgtcgcgacgtccgtgcAGACGCCCGCCATTGCGTTGATTCCCACGGACATCCGCatggacgtcccgattattgcattaatttctttttttaataattctataaatacgtatcgttgaacttcatttcattcacaccacttgtattaacgagtatctctctctctaaaatacttttctttcaaagaacaatggagcaccacgatagcgattccccgccacgagcgagtcacaggcGCCTTATTTTCCCGTCGGCGGTAGTACGCCGATGTCCGCCGCGATGTCCCAAATGCCGGGAATGATGCCACAATCTCAAACggcggcggggatgatgcccgggtactacaacatgtacccgcagtggtatgagatgatgccccaaatgtccCAGATGCCCGGGGCGAGTCCCGGAATGCCCCAAATACCGGGAATGATGCCCAGATGCCCAGGATGAtgatgtcggggatgatgcagggatcGCATGGCTCTGcggggggagtaggcagggggtcccccaatcgccggtggacaatgtctattggccctatatggatttactggcGCCAGACAACCCGCCGagtactcctctcgagactcagttcactagCATGGAGACGTTCTCgcttgaggagttggggctatctctgatccgggattctcccaccgACGCACCAACAGCGAcagggaggagggggaggaggtcagggagagggagaggcaGGGGACGGGGCATTACCTCGCCCGTCCCGATGTACGGTGGTGAGGCGGGGGCCGCTGAGGTGGGGGAGTGGTCCATCGGGAAGAAGAGGATCGTCTGGAGCAAGGAGGAGTGCATCGCGCTGGCGAAAGCGTGGATCAGTGTGGTGGAGGATCCGtacgtcggggctaaccagcacatcgacaggatgtggtggcgcattaacCAAAGCTTCCTAcagttcaaaccgccaggggggaagcctcacaatGGAGAGCAATgtcggaaacagtgggagcggctgaggaggcagctcagccgatttgctgACATTTACACAAACAGCCTCCGCTCGACAACCAGCGTCATGTCtaccgaggatgtgaagctcctGTCTCACCATCAGTTCATCGACACTGCACAGGGGTTCgaggaattcaaatattgggaggtctataTTATGGTGCAGACTTCGgccaagttcactgcgggtgttgaatctggatgGCCGAAGCAgacgaagatcagcgcctccgaggagtacagtagcagtgttGGTTTCCATGAACTCccccccgccgaggcagagttcccgacgcCCACATCGTTGGGCCGCCGCCGTGGCCTGGTTGGGAAAAAGTGCGCTACGCGGATGGCgaggggaagcgccagcggatccggcgaggcccaatcggcagcacccacccaaaacgatcccgagaacccctcattcgcTCGCATCGCtgcacatgaaaccttgttacgtgcaatggttgaatggtGCCAATCGACCGACCGCCATTACAAGCGGTCGCTTAAGAATATCAATCAgcagtatgcggcgcgatttggggttcaGAGACATGTCGAAGAGTGACGACGAGGGGGGTGGCGGCGAAGGGGACGACGAGGGGACTggcggcggggaatccgaggagtgtgAAGGCAGTTTTTTTTTaacaatgtaatttttttaataattatgtatttttttaattaagtatgtttattttaaaaataaagtggTTTCATTTTCTCCGTagttgtgtcgaaattttaattccgtaaattgtttaatttgtgaatttttattgtgggaagtccgtcgggatgtccaccactgtgcagtgggatgtccgtgtgacgtggcatccgcagtgggatgtccgtatgacgtgacaggaggtgtttttgggatgtccgcagggatgtccgtcgggactTCCGCACAagtgctaagagcatccacaaccgtgctcttgccaacgaacacggttgtgggcccgaccccactttttctgtctgctcttaggcaagaacacaacacccatagttgtgctcttccgcaaggacgagcacaatgaccccaccattctattattcaatttgaataaaaacatttccacaaaattaaaatgcattaaaaatatccggaataatattacaaattacaaataaaataaaatttacataattaaaatcctaaaaaataaaaattacataattaaaatcctaaaatttaaaaagtacgtaattaaaatcctaaaaattaaaaattatacaaTTAAATTTATAAGTGACCGAATTTCatccaaatggatgatgaatatgtgtatttatagatggttttgggattattttttttaaaaaaatttcaataaatttttttttaaaaaatggtaataaaacggctatatttttgggattctaattttttttttcaattttttgtattattttcgatttttttttaaaaaaatgagacgGAAAGCTTGTGATCACAGGTATGCTGCGTTAAGAAGACAGCTTCTTGTTGATCCGC
It contains:
- the LOC121778681 gene encoding uncharacterized protein LOC121778681; its protein translation is MDLLAPDNPPSTPLETQFTSMETFSLEELGLSLIRDSPTDAPTATGRRGRRSGRGRGRGRGITSPVPMYGGEAGAAEVGEWSIGKKRIVWSKEECIALAKAWISVVEDPYVGANQHIDRMWWRINQSFLQFKPPGGKPHNGEQCRKQWERLRRQLSRFADIYTNSLRSTTSVMSTEDVKLLSHHQFIDTAQGFEEFKYWEVYIMVQTSAKFTAGVESGWPKQTKISASEEYSSSVGFHELPPAEAEFPTPTSLGRRRGLVCCVKKTASC